ccactgctggtgagaatgcaaaagatccagccattgtggaggacagtttggagtttctcaaaaagttatctatagatttgccatatgacccagaatttccactgctggatatatacccagaggaaatgaaaataagggcacaaaccgatatatgcacaccaatgttcatagcagcattattcattattgccaaaagttggaatcaacccaaatgcccatcaatggaagaaaggataaataaaatgtggtatatacatacaaaaggaatactactcagctatgagaaggaatacagtacaaacacatgtgataacatggatcagtcttgaggaccttatgttgagtgaagcaccacaggcattgaaggacaaatactacatgacctcaatgatatgaaacaagcaaaccaagctgtctcagagaactagagactggaagataggcttaaaggaatttttttggggggggatggAGAGGAAGGGTTGCAAGCTATCGCCTACATgagtgaagtctatgataagttgCAGGTATTTGTACggggaagagataagatgggggcatggGGATACCATTGCATggagctttgagggcttgagcCCCCCTccaggttgggaggatgggtcagatggcccaaggaattgaggggagggctgaggggaacagttgaatatgggagattctcaggtatatggttgaaactataaggttgagaaaactctttagaaaatacaataaggaaggattacatgtttaaggtgcttaagggggggcttctggcacaggggcatgctgctagggagtgtgtgaatgctcagtttgtcatagtgtgttaaatcactgggtggagaccatacaatgagtgtgaaggtgaaCGCACAtactggggagacctgatgttctcagaaGGAGAGAATTCTACACCtagagagaatcggtggctcctaGTGGGtcagggcagtctagtatgtcaagccatcagcattgttgcaagtatctgtaaatctggtccctcactGTGTCACTGTGGgcaatgaggggaggggaagagaggttcagaataaatggaagcagggcaactggggggcaatgaaagtgctccacaagatcatgtaatgatggatataggacatgttaacatacaccaaaaatgtatacaattttataagctaaaatgtaaaccatattgtaaaacatcaggaaactaaaaatttagaaatttgtgcagtctaaaatataaaccatgatgccaaccaaaatggaaccatgtttgatagctatgcttcaaaatctgtacatcagctgcagcaaatgaaacaggaacatgtaaaaagatcattgctggggaaggggaaaagggtttgatattggatatatgggagtcccctatattgtatatgtgaattactgtgatctaaaacttttttgaagacaaaattaaaaattagaaaaaaatttttaaaaatgaatggatgcagacactgaggaagaaataaaagaaagtgccttgccactgtacatacagggcaacacctattacagtgatgaaaggcaaaatgttaaaaaaaaatctttataatattgttcatttttattaatacacgaatttattttcactttatcttagtatttctaaattagaatgtatacttctaatcttcaaacccatcactatatttcattttcctattaattgaatttggcaatgtgttagatttcattgttgaagaagttttggaccacagagaggttcagctatggcaggggagaacattggtgtggggtgttattgaatggggcgggggaggggcacatggttgggagggagttctccagggcatgtatataggggacataaaaatgtttagataataGTTACacatgtcaactgagggagtgctgagttcccagccaggggagctctatcacattccccagtggaacagcaaccacccccaagtgtaatggcaaagaccaacaaagaaggattttccaacaatgagcccttgatactgacgactatgcttatgagcctgtgtgcctgaaatatgaactaggcctagagctgcagggtgcctaagagttacctcctgagagcctccatgttgctcaaaagtggccatttctaacccaaactcagcatgtaaaggtattaccttccccccagtgtgggacatgactcatggggatgagcctcactgATGCCGAGAGATTActagcaagcaccagctggtgatgtaactagaaaaagaccttgaaaccttgaatagaagggtcaactcagaccagcagaatatctcatcctacatgtaggatcatggattaaaacctgctttttgaccttgaataaaagggggaaatggcaaagtcatatgagtttatatggctaagagtcttcaaaaaggagtcaggaggtcGTCAGAGGGATCatacttacacacacctcaggaggaccccagaaacagccaaagtagatacaaccaggtactggttctcctgagggctatggagacccacagggatatggtcatggcagatagctttggagctcagtaccatgtccagtgggtcctactttggaatttgtgtccctaagtgtgatggagttggcctcagatgtgacctttctacacatgcctcttctgtcacttttaatgaactttTGGTTGTGCTAgtgttggtgtatacccagaagacttgaatctctagactgttcatgtgccagctgggccctgagcctcagcagagttgcaactcctactctctggttcgttggacttatgcaggtcagctaacatggaggtgaagatggtcaaccaccacaccatggagccaagagtgcttacaactgcaagcagaattgcatccatcatccatatggaatctaagctccctctcaatatagagttggagtggacatcactatcccaggacccaaggaatggaggaataaaatatgggttaaagtggaaaaaaaaccaTATTTTTACGGTAGTTCAGattttttctatgcatatttatacatatgcagatttataaaattgaattttactaTGTATTATAATCTAATTGTTTTAATAACTATATTGTTGAACATAATTTCCTGTTTATATTTCTATGTCATATTTTTAAGTGGCTATCGAATATATGGATATTTATTTAAGATCTGATTTATTTTGAGCACAaagtttgttttcaattttttcacatttttaaacatttttactatAAACAAATAGAACTGCTTAATAAACTAATAAGTAATagtgcaagaataaccagaaatagctatgtttagcaggggaaacagagagattgagagggaaGGCATTTCATACTTCAGTGATGGttaaagtgataaatgcacagctttgtgattataccaaataccattgattcgACACTTTGCATAAATTGCAatctttattaacatgtatcaatgaaattgatttttttaaaaaatagggtgggctggggggaaaatacaccaaatgtaagatatgaactatggttagtagtaatattttcacgATGCTCTAACTTAGcttataacaaatatatcaccACAAAGCAAGGAGTTGGTGATTATGGGATGAccctatgatgttatgcatgtttattttgtaagttcacaacttttactatacacataatgtttatgtatgctcaggtatacataaatatgtatcaataaaaatatatttacaataaaaaaagaaggaattctACCTCGAGACTATACCCTCCAATCCTCTCTGGCCAACTCTACTAAAGTTTCAACCTCTCTCCTGGAATGTCCGGCTCCAGCCTGCCATTTGGCATTTGGCCTTGCCAGTCCCCACacttccttataataaatctctttataaacATCTGTATCCTgtgggttctgtttctctggagaaccctggctaatacaagCGGGCTAATGTTCTGGTTGCCCGGGTAAGGAGTGAGTGTGGGGTCCCTGGGAGCTGGCCGCAGACGAGTCTCCAGAGGGTCTCTGGCTCTCTGACCCACCGCTACCACCTCTTGGAATGGTGAACCCCAGAGTGGGGCAGGAGGGCTGCCCCACACCCACTCTCCTTGGCCTGGATGAGGGCCGAACCCTCCAGCCCATCCCagatctccccccccccccaccccgaccAGCCAAATCAGGGCTTGGGACTCCTGCTCTACAACCAGGTGTTAGGAGCACACCAGGTGGCCCAGTGCCCGGGGGAAGCTCTTTCCTAGGAGGCACCAAGTGGCCCCTTGGGGCTACTCCTACCTGGCCTGAGTTCTAAAATCCGTGCTTCGTGTGTTTGctaattacctttatttatgCCCCACTTTCTTAAAAAAGTATTGAACAGTGACTTAAGCCAGGCCCTGCTGAGAAGATGTGAAGATGAACACTGCATCGTCCCTGCCTGAAGGAACTCTTAGACTTTTTGGGGGATGATGGAAAggggtgaatgtattttgcatgtaggaTTGATGTGAGTCTCTGGGGGCCAGAGAGCAGACTGTGGGAGGCCAAATAAtgcaccgccccctcccccaagatACCTATGTCCTAATCTCCAGAACCTGGGAATATGTGTCCTCACATAGGCAAAACGGACTTTGCAGGTGTGGTTAAGGATCTGGAGAAGGGGAGGTCATTCTGTAATATCAGGGAGGGCCCAATGTAGTCACAAAGATCTTTATGGGGGAGGGCAAGAGGGTCAAAATCAGGAAAAGGAGATGTAATGACAGAACCAGAAGTTGTAAAACTGGCTGAACAGGGAGGGAGGGgctatgagccaaggaatgcaggtggcctTTAGAAGCTGGGAGAAACCCTGCATTCTCCCCAGATCCTTTTAAGGAATGCATCCCTGCCTACAACTTGAATTCaggcttctgacctccagaagtGTAAGGTAATAAATCTGCTTTTTTAAAGTCAATAGGTTTGTGGTAAATGTCCATCATTTCCCTGTTTTCCTAGGTGGATATTTAGTTATGTCAGCATCATCCATCCTATGAATTCTCTTCTCTCCTGCTCTACCTGACAGCTCGTCTGACGTGAAATCCTACCTACATGGACCGTTTCTGGACTTCTACTCCACACCAGAGCCATTCTCTTCTGTCTTGTTGATCTTAAAAACATAATGGGGTTGCATCATGCCAATGAACCATGGTGTTTAATGACTCCCTTATTGGGAGACTTTGTTTGGtagatggttttgttttgtttttatttggtttggtttttgtccTTTTAAACAATTCCAGAAGAACTTTGTACCTGTCAATTTTTATCTCTGTGCACTTGAGTTTGTCCTTTTATAGATAAATTCTGGGTCACAAGCCATACACATTAAAAGCTTTGATAGATGCTGCCACGTTGTCCTCCAAAAGAGGCAAAGAGATTAAAATGCTAATGTCCTAACTTACAAATGAGATGCCTGAATTTCTTATTGCTGCTGGTAAAATGCAAACTATAAGCTGCTGAAGAGAATTTATGCAGTCATTCTCATATACTACTATTGGGAATGGGAATTGCTGTGTTTTCAGAAAGCAGTCTGTTAAAATCTATTCCAAAAAAGCACCTATTGTTTGCTCTTGGCAGTTCTGCTACTAAGAATCTCTACTGGAAATATAAAAGTATCAGCATGGAAGGGTCCACTTGCAGGTATATTATCTTTGGGTTGTGCACAGTCAAGTATCTGTCCTCCTGGGAAATATTAAGGTATTattggaggtcctgagtttgacaTATTTCTACTGACCTGGAGGGACTTCTGAATCTGCTTTGCAGTGAGAAAGGCTAGATGCAGACAAATGAATACAACACAACAACATTTTTGTAATAACAAAAAAACTTCTCTCCTCCCAAAGATAGGTGGAGGACGGGGTGTTAATATGTTTTTATGAGCTTGGAGCCCCCATCAACAGACAGCAGGGCAGGGTGGTGAGAATTCAGGAGCAGGACACAGGTTCATTTAAAATACTGCTGATTTATacatgtgattgtggctgaaagcaGTAGTCTAGGGAGATTGATGCTatttgaaagacagctagaggataatctagggactgtgtaacatagtgacTATGGTGGTAGTTGAGGATTattgttaataatataaatacaagaatgttctcctactacaaggtgttaagaatatggtgatccataggaaaaatgaaactatacttagactatagttaacagtaatatcgtaatatttttgtagcaaagacaAAGTTGTGAGGTCTATAGCAGGCAGGACTTAGCCTGCTatacaaactgtatttctttaaatggattgtgatatgatttagtacttgcatttttactaatttaaggttttttcaaatattataatgtttttttggaattcagagggtggagtgtagcagcttgatatggttatgaatttcaaaaatagatattggattattcttgtaatctgtacctgggcatgattgatttatgattagggcattgagtccccaccctttggtgggtgagggcttacagatacaaggcgtggcaaggaacagaattgagagtttctgatgttggagtttaaatGTTGGAGTTCGAtcctgaagacttaagctggagccctgggaagtcagcacacagaggaaagaaaagccaggcccaggaaggaaggaaccttgaacccagagaaaagcaaaccccaggatcataggaacccaggaagcctgagccctcgcagccgtcggcagccatcttgctccaagtagactttggtgagggaaggaacttaagctttatggcctggtatctgtaagctcctaccccaaataaataccctttataaaaaaattttttaaaaaaaggcaaagttGTTACCATATCaatgctaaaagtaaaaaaaaaaaaaggatatgggGATTAGTTTTAAGAGATATGAATGATTAaggattttttccttcattttcttctttatcaagaagaccttggtcatgtcattgaACCAATCTGTggccatttatttatctttctgaacactggaatAACagctgagtttgtttttaggattaaatgagataaatatgCCTAGACAGGCTTTAAGAGAGTAATCCTTGCATAATTTGTTATGCTGCTTTTTGTCTgctattttactttttgaagctgaaataaagtttactcttaaaatacaaaaagaaatgcacTTCCATTGTTTCATTGATCGAGGTCagtttcataaatttttttttttttacattttaaggaGGACTTTAATAGCGAACATTTTGAGAACAAAAGACTGTGTGTGGCATTGTTTGTAATAGAAGGAATGGGAAATAACTGGCATGCCCATCAACAGGGGAGAGTCAGATGAGCTGTGACCCTGGGGGGCAGCTGTGCAGCTGCTTCgggagggcgggggtgggggctgcctgCTGCTGGCATCCCTGGTGTGCTGGGGGTGAAAAAGGAGGGCAGCTGTTTCTGTGAAGAAAGAGCACCTCTCTCCCCGTGCACACACACGTTCTTGTTTTCACGTAAGTTTATGTCACGGGCACAGAAGAGGGTGTGAAGATGCCCACTGGTGTCcgaggaggggcaggagctgagCTGGACACCTGGGGCTGTGGGGTTGGTGTGGTCCTCAGGAATTAATTTGTCGTCACAGCAACAGGGGTGAAAGAGGAAAGGAGCCTGGCGTTCCCTTCTGTGCCTCTTGAATTTGCATCCTGTGTAGGTTTCTCCATCCCATGCACAGGCTCGCCCGGACCTGCCGGGCCTGCACCCCTTCTCCTGCTCCTCCTGGACCAACGCGCCCACCGGCAGCAGCTCCCCGCCGGGCCAGGGCCCCCCCCCACAGGGTCAACGACAGCCACGTGGCCCTGGGTGAGCCCCAGTCCCCCCCCCTTCCTCCGTGGGAACCCAGGTGAGCCACAAGGGATCCGAGGGTTCAAGCTATGCACCTACTTCTCAGGACTGCGGCCACCGCTTTGTATTTCACATGGCAGAGAATCTCCTGCACCTCCCCAGCGATCTACCAACCGGAAGAGTTGGAAATGACCCGAGTTTTGCAAGTGCCCAGACAGGGCCTCTTTGGCTCCAGCCCCGGGTTTGCCTCCCATCCCCGGCTGACTCGGGCCCCTCCCCTTTCTCAGGCTGGTTCGTACTTAAGAAAGGTGGGACACCCTTGGGACCTGTCTAAACACCGGTGGGGGGCGGGTACAAAGAAAGGTGGGCACAGGAGGGAGGCCACAGGGACCCCCCCACCCTGTCCTCGCAGCAGGCCAttccaggggacccctccccaggTCACCCAGTGAGCGCTGGGGGAGCCGGTGCCGGCATTGCTTagcaggcccctccaggcccgcAGGCTCCACCCCGCGCCCCTGCTGCAGGATCCCCGCGGGCCCTCCGCTCACGCGTCCTGGGGGCCTGCGCCCCACGTGGACCCCGGCCCCCTGAGGAGCGCCCCTGCCCTCCACCGCCCTGCAGAGTGCTCTTGGGCCTGCCTGGCCCTCCCCTTGTGCCTCTGGCCGCAGCCATCCCCCGAGGCTCCACCATCAAGCACTCCCCTGGAGGTGCGGCTCCCCGGCGCCCAGGACGTGGGCAAAGCAGGCGCGGCCCTGGGATGGGTCAGCCTTTCTCTGGGTGTTCACTGAGCACCAGGGGCCACAGGGCTCGGCTGGGGCGTGGCCGCACCTCCAGGCTCTGAGCCCAGAAACCAGGGCAGGAGGGTGCAGACCCCTGTGCCCctaaagaaggaaggagggaggcttCAAGGAGGCGTGCGCTGAGGCGCTGGCGAGGGGAGCTCTGGAGCCGGTTCAGCGCAGGGCCTTGGGTGCCAGGCGGCGGGTGTGAACACACACCCCGTCACCCCGTCACGGACAGGGGTGCACTGGGCAAGTccatccacttccctgcctgaGAAGGAAGCTTACAACCGCTCAGGCAGCCTGGGGAGCAGACAAGCACAGCCGGGGCACGGCTCGCCCAGGGGGGCTGGGAGGTGGGCCTAAGTCCCCGGGGAGCAGGGGCCGGGCTTCTGGGGGGGAACCTGCGATGCCAGCCACCGTGGCCTGGGCGAGCCGTGGCCAATGAGCCCACAGGAGCATTTCCTGCAGGGACCGAGCCACAGGCGACCAGGAGCAGCCCGCCCTTGTGGGGTTGTCGCCTCCATCGCCACTTGGAATACCCCTGCCCCGCCACGCCTTCCCTGCTGCCTTCACCTTGCTCCCCTCGGCCCCTCAGCGCTGCATAAACGTGACTTCTCCCCCAGCATACCCACGCCTGCTGCCAGTCCCTGTCTCTGTGCTGACCCTTCCTCTAGAAACCGGTGTCACAGGTGCCTGCGCCTGCTGTGGCGCACCTAATCCCAGAGGTCCTGCCCCGGGCTGCCCTGGCCGAGTTCGGGGTGGGCTGGTGCCCTCCTGGCCTCCCCAGGATGCAGCCCTGGTGGCAGGTGCAGCCCTGCTCCCTCGCGGTTGTGAgtgtccgtgtgtgtggctctCGTGGGGACCCAGGCCCCTGCCAGGGAGGGCTCCCTGAGGGGAGACAGAGGGGCTGGCTGCGGAGGGGCCTCTGTCATAACAGAGAGTAACACCACCGGGGAAAGCCTGGCACCTCCCCAGGAAACCCTGTGGGTAGAAAGTGTGCACGCTGGGGGAAACTGCTGTGGGTACGCGTCCATCTGTGACGGAGAACCCACCAACCCCGGTCAGCGAGGGGCTGGGCTGGCACTGGCCGGCATGTGCACGGTAGCCCGCTGGGCACCGGCCCGGCTCTGATGGAGACCGGCTTGCCCTGCTCCTCACGGCCGGCCAGGCCCCGTCAGACCCCATGCTGGGACCCCCTGTCCTGGCTCCCAGCTCTgggccccctcctgcccccagctCTTAGTGTCCCACCACTGGCCTCGGGTCCCACACTCCGCCAAGTGGTATTTCCAACCCTCACTCCACTTACACGTGCACCCGATTCCTTCCGATGCACCTGGGGCCTGAGCTTCAGCCAGGTGACCCCGATACGCTGTGTTACACTGTTACATGTTAGCCGTGCGGTACACTAATCGCTGCAGTTAGACTCTTTATTTCCTTGTGGAGAAATCAGTGAGGCACAGTAGCGGTCCTTGGCTGTGGACTGCCCAGTACTGACCCTGGCTGAGCTGGGGGTCTGGGCTCGTTTGACTCACATATGGAAATGCCCCTCCCCATCGCCCTTGCCCCTGccactccctccccccttccctacccccctccccacccagtcccTCTGTCAGAGACAAAGGATGGAGATTTGGGTCTTAGGCTCTGGTCAACGTGTCTACAAAGATGCTGCTCTTGGGTAAGGGCGAGCCAGCCCTATGGGTGGGGCTCAGCCCCACATGGCCGGGGAGCCCTCACATCTGGCTGGCTGGGGGGACCCCCCTGTGGGCTGGGAGGCTGCAGCACCGTTCTGGGGCACGTGCAGGAGAGGCACGGTCCAGGACTGCTGCCGTGGGGGCTCGGGGGCCCGGGCAGGCAGGCGAGGCGCAGGGGGACACGATGTCCAGCTGACGGCTCGGTGCCCCCTGCCCCGCAGCCCCGGGGCTGAGCTGCAGAGGGTGGCCCTCCGTGGAGGCGCTGGCCTGCGTGCGGAGCCGACCGAGGCCCGGGGCATGGTCTGCGCACCGCTGGGCCTGCGCGTTGTGCAGCACGCTGGCAGGGGAGGGCTGGCCCCGGGCGGCAGCGCCTCGGGGTGGGCTGCTGGGCTCCGTCTGCTGCGGAACGTCAGGACCCCCGGCCCGAGGCCGCCTGCAGTGCCTGCTGTCTGCATCCTGCCTTGGGGTCCACTCTGCTGGGGGCAGGCGGTCCTCGAGGAGCTGCAGGGCGGCCACTTGGGCCACACAGCCCACCAGGGAGGACTCCGCCCCCAGGATGCTGCCCCCTGGACCTGGCTGCCAGGGGTCAGGGAAAGCCCCGGGACTCACCAGTGACCTGGGCTCCTGGGAGCAAGGCCGGGCTGAGGAGCTGGGGACTTTGTTTTGGCTGGATGTGTCTGCCCTCACAGCAGCTGCAGACCCTGCCAGGAAGGAGGCTTCACCGCAGCCTCGTGCCCCTCGGTCCTGGGAGCCCTGCTCCAGAGGGGAGCCCCTGGAGGGCGTGCGGGCCACCCACTCGCCACCTGTTGGGGCCTGGTTCTCTCCCTGCACTGGGCTCCTGGGGCCTGGGCGCACCCACGGCTCCTGCCCACTGGGTGCTGAGCACACGGCAACCTGGCTGGTGATGGAGGGCTGGGCCCCCTTGCCCTCCGGGCTCTCAGTACAGGGACCGGCCCCCCTGGAGCCGACTCCCAGCCTCTCCGCCACTGCCCTGGGTGCTCTCGGGGGGCTAGGCGGGGCCGCGGCGGGAGGGGCGCGGGCCCCGGGGCCCCGGCGCAGCCAGTTGACGATGCCCATGGTGATGGCGAGCTCCGTGTCGCAGAGCTTCAGCAGGCACTCCTTGCCCCTCCAGGAGCTCTGCAGGAAGCTCTGGCTGAGCAGGTCAGGGCCCGGCGGCGGGGCCAGGTTCTCCTCGGCCCCCACGCGGAAGCTGCACATGGACAGGGGCGTGCCCAGGCCCGGCCCCGACAGACTCTCGGACACGCACAGGTCGTCACCCAGGCCAGGGCCCGCGGGGCTTTCACTGGGGTCGCAGAAGAGCTCGAAGAGGGCGTCTCCGCTGTAGCTGTCTCGGGGGAAGGTGGGCGTGGGCGTGCCCGGGCTCAGGGCCTCCCTCTTGTCCTCCTCGAGGCCTGGGGAGAAGGAGTCGTAGTAGCCCTCGTCGCTGGTGGACACCGACTCCGGCTGCTCGCTCTTGGGCGTGCCCGTGTCCACGGAGCTGGCTTTGGAGTCACCCCGGGGGTCTCCGCAGGGACGCAGGGGCAGCTCGGGGAGCCGGGCGGCATCTGGCCGGGGCGGGTCCGCTTCTGGCCCCGGGGGCCCCGCCAGCCACCGGCCCAGCAGggctctctgctgctgctgctgccgcacCGAGCGGTTCACGCTGTCCCAGAACGTGGCGAAGTCGGCCGCCTCGTTCTGCGCGGGCGACGCCAGCTGCTCCACGCCGCCCTGCAGGGGGCCCCTGGGGGCCCCACTCTCGAGGGCCGGGTCCTCCCGGGTGGGGCTCCGGGCACCCAGGCCCAGCTCCAGGGACGGCACTGAGCTCTCGTCTGCGAAGATCTCCCCGCACCCCGTGAGCGAGTCGAAGCTCTTGAGCGAGGCCACGTCCTCGCACAGGGCGCGGCAGAGGTCGAGGGCGGCCTCGGCTGGGAGCTCGCTGTCCGACAGGTCCTGGCTCAAGCCATCCGGCCCCGGCGCATCTCCCTCGGCACAGAAGGCCTGGCCCGGCTGGCCGGCCGCCCCCGGCGCGCCCCCCGGTGGGGACAGGGGCTGTCCCCTGCCCGCCGGCGAGGCCGCGCCGCCCGCCTTGTTCCTGCGGGTGTGGAACAGATTCCGCAGACACTTCTTGGGCCGCTTCAGAGAGATCCTCTTCCTTGGGAGGCTTTTGGCCACGGCAGGCACGAAGGGCATCTGCGGCGCCAGGTGGCGGTAGTCGATCATGCGCTGGCTGCTGCAGAGGCTGGGGGGCGCCTGCCCGCCGGGGGGCCCTGGGAAGCTCGCGCTGCCCACCAGCTGCCTGGCCGCGGAGCCCCTGCCGGCCCCCGGCCCGCAGTCCTGCATCCTGTTCTTCCACACCAGTTTGAAGGGGGCTGCGGGCCCCTCCTCGGGGCCGGGCTGTCCCCCCCTTGCGGGGACGCTGTCATGtccctgggggctggggctgctcGGGGGGCCCTTCTCGCCGGGGGGCTTTGGCTGCCCTGGCAAGCTGGGCCAGGGGCCTGGGCCTTCCCTGGCCAGGGTGGTGGCTGGGTCCGGGGGCTTGTCCTGGGACAGCTGCAAGCTGGACTTGATGAAGGTTTTGCCTCTCTGCAGCTCCATGTTGCTCAGGACCTCTGCTGGCTGTGGAGGAACGCAGGAGGCACTTAGCACCACCGTGGGGGGGAGGGCAAGTGGGTTCTGGAAGATTCTGCCCGCCTCCCGTGGGGCCTCCCACAGCCTCACTCAGTGGCAGGAGCTCTGACACCTAAGCCGCGCTGGCAGGGGAAGGGGGCAGTGGGGATGGCCCCCTCCCCTCACAGCACAGCCTGAGTCTGCTGCCCTCACCGCCAATGCTTAATGAGTCACATGCCTGAGAGCATACAGTAGGAGCCAAAAGGAGACCAGATAGGGGCTTAGTGACGCCCACAACTCTGACCTTCTGGCTCACCTGAGCATCCTTTCGGAGCTTCTCTGGCCAATTCAGACTACCGGGACAGGCCTGGGCACCTTACGAAGAGTTCCTTGGCCCGCCCTCCACACGTCTGCAGGAGGTGGGTCCCAGGGCCCTTTAGAATGGTAGCACTGAGGAGCTAACCAGCAAGCGGCCCCTTCACCCAGTAAGAGACCCTGCTCATGGAGAGCCCGAGCCGGCCCGGGGCTGGGGCAACCATCAGGAGGCACAGGAACGGCCCCCGGGACTGCTGCTTCTGCTCAGGGGGCAGGACTCAGCCTTACAGAGGCCATCAGTCAAGATACAGCAAGCGTCTAATGTGTGCAGAGCTTGGGGCCTGAGAACACAGAGGACAAGGTGGATATCCAAAGAGCAGAGGCAGGCATGGAGGCGTGGGACAGGCAAAGCACACAGTGCTGCTCTTTGTGCACACTCCACCTGATGCTACCGATACCAACAGTGCCTTCCAGAAGAGGCTTCCTAGGCTCACGGTGAGTCTGATGGGCAAGGGTGTTGGGGTCACTCACTGACGCCTGCCCTGGGCAGAGCA
The nucleotide sequence above comes from Dasypus novemcinctus isolate mDasNov1 chromosome 7, mDasNov1.1.hap2, whole genome shotgun sequence. Encoded proteins:
- the AMER3 gene encoding APC membrane recruitment protein 3: MELQRGKTFIKSSLQLSQDKPPDPATTLAREGPGPWPSLPGQPKPPGEKGPPSSPSPQGHDSVPARGGQPGPEEGPAAPFKLVWKNRMQDCGPGAGRGSAARQLVGSASFPGPPGGQAPPSLCSSQRMIDYRHLAPQMPFVPAVAKSLPRKRISLKRPKKCLRNLFHTRRNKAGGAASPAGRGQPLSPPGGAPGAAGQPGQAFCAEGDAPGPDGLSQDLSDSELPAEAALDLCRALCEDVASLKSFDSLTGCGEIFADESSVPSLELGLGARSPTREDPALESGAPRGPLQGGVEQLASPAQNEAADFATFWDSVNRSVRQQQQQRALLGRWLAGPPGPEADPPRPDAARLPELPLRPCGDPRGDSKASSVDTGTPKSEQPESVSTSDEGYYDSFSPGLEEDKREALSPGTPTPTFPRDSYSGDALFELFCDPSESPAGPGLGDDLCVSESLSGPGLGTPLSMCSFRVGAEENLAPPPGPDLLSQSFLQSSWRGKECLLKLCDTELAITMGIVNWLRRGPGARAPPAAAPPSPPRAPRAVAERLGVGSRGAGPCTESPEGKGAQPSITSQVAVCSAPSGQEPWVRPGPRSPVQGENQAPTGGEWVARTPSRGSPLEQGSQDRGARGCGEASFLAGSAAAVRADTSSQNKVPSSSARPCSQEPRSLVSPGAFPDPWQPGPGGSILGAESSLVGCVAQVAALQLLEDRLPPAEWTPRQDADSRHCRRPRAGGPDVPQQTEPSSPPRGAAARGQPSPASVLHNAQAQRCADHAPGLGRLRTQASASTEGHPLQLSPGAAGQGAPSRQLDIVSPCASPACPGPRAPTAAVLDRASPARAPERCCSLPAHRGVPPASQM